The Microbacterium limosum genome contains a region encoding:
- a CDS encoding YihY/virulence factor BrkB family protein encodes MAQTSASGSIIQRAIAWALSKKPVRAFLLYSEHRGPMLADSVTYRLLFAVFAAVLLGFSIAALWLAGNPVAWQTLLDAVNSFIPGLVGEDGIVDPSDIQAPAGLTITGVASSLGLIAAAIGSVSQVRAAIRTLADEPNQDIFIVWATLRNLAVAIGVAVLLAVAAGVTFLATGLIDVVAGWFGLPADHPLAGWATWLMSTAVVFVIDVLVIAGVFVVLSGLKVSVRTVLPGALLGGVGLVVLQQLSGLFVGGARSNPLLASFAALIALLLWFNLSSQVLLLASAYVLTGMEEKQDRVRSRHGSATFAQRRVKRAERSVQKAADELTAARRDEEKEREEALSPSDKGDHR; translated from the coding sequence ATGGCGCAGACCTCGGCATCCGGTTCGATCATCCAGCGCGCGATCGCGTGGGCGCTGTCTAAGAAGCCCGTGCGCGCCTTCCTGCTCTACTCGGAGCACCGTGGTCCGATGCTCGCCGACAGCGTCACCTACCGGCTCCTGTTCGCGGTCTTCGCCGCCGTGCTGCTGGGGTTCTCCATCGCGGCCCTCTGGCTCGCGGGCAATCCCGTCGCGTGGCAGACGCTGCTCGATGCCGTGAACTCCTTCATCCCGGGTCTCGTCGGCGAGGACGGCATCGTCGATCCCTCCGACATCCAGGCCCCCGCCGGCCTGACCATCACGGGTGTCGCCTCGTCGCTCGGTCTCATCGCGGCGGCGATCGGCTCCGTCTCGCAGGTGCGCGCCGCCATCCGCACCCTCGCCGACGAGCCGAACCAGGACATCTTCATCGTGTGGGCTACGCTGCGAAACCTCGCGGTCGCGATCGGCGTGGCAGTCCTGCTCGCCGTCGCCGCGGGGGTGACGTTCCTCGCCACGGGACTCATCGACGTCGTCGCCGGATGGTTCGGGCTCCCCGCCGATCATCCCCTCGCCGGCTGGGCGACGTGGCTGATGTCCACCGCCGTCGTCTTCGTGATCGACGTGCTCGTGATCGCCGGGGTGTTCGTCGTGCTGTCGGGTCTGAAGGTGTCGGTGCGGACGGTGCTGCCGGGCGCGCTGCTCGGCGGCGTGGGCCTGGTCGTGCTGCAGCAGCTGTCGGGCCTGTTCGTCGGCGGCGCGCGGTCGAACCCGCTGCTCGCCTCCTTCGCCGCCCTCATCGCGCTCCTGCTCTGGTTCAACCTCTCGAGCCAGGTGCTGCTCCTCGCGTCCGCCTACGTGCTGACGGGCATGGAGGAGAAGCAGGATCGAGTGCGATCCCGCCACGGTTCGGCGACGTTCGCGCAGCGCCGCGTGAAGCGTGCCGAGCGTTCCGTCCAGAAGGCCGCCGACGAGCTGACGGCCGCGCGCCGCGACGAGGAGAAGGAGCGAGAGGAAGCGCTCTCGCCATCAGACAAAGGGGACCACCGATGA
- a CDS encoding NAD(P)H-hydrate epimerase encodes MTQDATPHPSEGSSPARLPAYTAAAVRAAEKPLLDAGEPLMERAASAIAAEARAMLDGEPGPVLVLAGRGDNGGDALFAAAELASGGCRVDMLLTSDGAHSAALGAARRAGATCRYLDDVRDAAFGYRLVIDGILGIGTSNDPALRGLARATVEALAPAIRASDAAVLAVDLPSGLHPDTGESDGVVLPADTTVTMGALKTGLVTGRGPEFAGRIVLVDLGLAPQLAKVRPAVEVAVHGVPRPAGDQRA; translated from the coding sequence ATGACACAGGATGCGACGCCGCATCCCTCCGAAGGCTCGTCGCCCGCGAGGCTGCCCGCCTACACGGCGGCGGCCGTCCGTGCCGCCGAGAAGCCGCTGCTGGATGCAGGCGAGCCCCTCATGGAGCGCGCCGCCTCCGCCATCGCGGCCGAGGCGCGGGCGATGCTCGACGGCGAGCCGGGCCCCGTCCTGGTTCTGGCCGGCCGAGGCGACAACGGCGGAGACGCGCTCTTCGCGGCCGCCGAGCTGGCGAGCGGGGGATGCCGCGTCGACATGCTCCTCACTTCCGACGGCGCGCACAGCGCGGCGCTCGGGGCGGCGCGCCGCGCGGGTGCGACCTGCCGCTATCTCGACGACGTGCGCGACGCGGCGTTCGGGTACCGGCTCGTGATCGACGGGATCCTCGGCATCGGCACCTCGAACGATCCCGCACTGCGGGGCCTCGCCCGCGCGACCGTCGAGGCACTCGCGCCCGCGATCCGCGCCTCGGACGCCGCCGTGCTCGCCGTCGACCTGCCGAGCGGACTGCACCCCGACACGGGAGAGAGCGACGGCGTCGTCCTCCCCGCAGACACGACCGTGACGATGGGTGCCCTCAAGACCGGCCTCGTCACGGGGCGCGGGCCGGAGTTCGCCGGCCGCATCGTGCTCGTCGACCTGGGGCTGGCGCCGCAGCTGGCCAAGGTCCGGCCCGCCGTGGAGGTCGCGGTCCACGGCGTCCCGCGCCCGGCGGGGGATCAGCGGGCGTAA
- a CDS encoding glutamine amidotransferase produces MKPFILIATRAEDEPADEEYALFLRASGLDERDLVRIRLEAGPLPALDLDAISGIIVGGGPYNASDPIELKSPAQRRAEAELATLLDEVVARDIPFLGACYGIGTLGLHQGAVIDRRYGEPIGVTTVTLTDAGAADPLFASMPTRFSAFVGHKEAASTLPPHAVLLAGSAACPVQAFRIGRNAYATQFHPELDLPGITTRIHAYAGYGYFAAGELEATLAAAAREPVEHADRVLANFVSRYAR; encoded by the coding sequence GTGAAGCCCTTCATCCTGATCGCGACGCGCGCCGAGGACGAACCCGCCGACGAGGAGTACGCCCTCTTCCTCCGGGCGAGCGGTCTCGACGAGCGCGACCTCGTGCGGATCCGACTCGAGGCGGGCCCCCTGCCCGCGCTGGACCTCGACGCGATCTCCGGCATCATCGTCGGCGGCGGCCCGTACAACGCCTCCGATCCGATCGAGCTGAAGTCGCCCGCGCAGCGCCGGGCGGAGGCGGAGCTGGCGACGCTGCTCGACGAGGTCGTCGCCCGCGACATCCCCTTCCTCGGCGCGTGCTACGGCATCGGCACGCTCGGGCTGCACCAGGGCGCGGTCATCGACCGCCGCTACGGCGAGCCCATCGGGGTGACGACGGTCACGCTGACGGATGCCGGGGCAGCCGACCCGCTCTTCGCCTCGATGCCCACGCGGTTCTCGGCGTTCGTGGGCCATAAGGAGGCGGCGTCGACCCTGCCGCCTCACGCCGTGCTGCTGGCGGGTTCGGCCGCCTGCCCCGTGCAGGCGTTCCGCATCGGGCGGAACGCCTATGCGACGCAGTTCCACCCCGAGCTCGACCTGCCGGGCATCACGACCCGCATCCACGCCTACGCCGGGTACGGGTACTTCGCCGCGGGCGAACTCGAGGCGACCCTGGCCGCCGCCGCGCGGGAGCCGGTGGAGCACGCCGACCGCGTGCTGGCCAACTTCGTGTCCCGTTACGCCCGCTGA
- the glgP gene encoding alpha-glucan family phosphorylase: MKAIRTFTVRPVLRAQIAALDALASNWRWSWSRATHALFASMDAALWERVGENPARMLGALGQDRLDALADDDAFVDRVREEAERLHAYLTGKRWFQRIEGDRPAQIAYFSPEFGVDGSLPQYSGGLGILAGDHLKSASDLGVPLTGVGLFYRAGYFRQSIGDDGWQRESYPLLDPYGLGLTLLREDDDTPVEISLTIPGDRVLHARVWIADIGRVPLLLLDSETPSNTEELRRVTDRLYGGGGEHRLLQELLLGVGGVRAVRAFTRLSGRPEPDVYHTNEGHAGFQGLERMSEYITRDGLDFGAALAQVRASTVFTTHTPVPAGIDRFPKDLVASFLGGGLLAGVDPQRALELGLESWDGGDPDVFNMAVLGLHLGQHANGVSLLHGRVSRGMFGRLWPGVDTDEVPITSITNGVHPPTWLHPTLKALSERAFGDALVETHDWRDAAVVSDRELWDAKQSMKGELVEHARSALCQPDILDPGVLTIGFARRVPTYKRLTLMLRDPERLTRILTDPDRPVQIVVAGKSHPADDSGKILIQQLVRFSRDPRVRGRIVFLPDYDITLAKTLYPGCDVWLNNPLRPLEACGTSGMKAALNGALNLSILDGWWDEWFDGENGWAIPTADTAASDEERDDAEAAALYDLIEHQLTPAFYERQHGMPGRWLAMLRHTMTDLGTKATSDRMVREYVDRLYTPAAVHDAALRADGFAGARELAAYTARVRAAWPAVHIVSVDSSGIPQQAQAGGTVPVYAEVALGGLAPEDVAVQLVYGATDADDAIAAERHIVRLLPEDARPDGVTAFRGVLPLEMTGTFGYTVRVVPTHPQLVSDVELGLVTSAS, encoded by the coding sequence GTGAAGGCCATCCGCACGTTCACGGTCCGCCCCGTCCTGCGCGCGCAGATCGCCGCTCTCGACGCCCTTGCATCGAACTGGCGCTGGTCGTGGAGCAGGGCGACGCACGCCCTCTTCGCCTCGATGGATGCCGCCCTGTGGGAACGCGTCGGCGAGAACCCCGCGCGCATGCTCGGCGCGCTCGGCCAGGACCGCCTCGACGCCCTCGCCGACGACGATGCGTTCGTCGATCGCGTGCGCGAGGAGGCCGAGCGGCTGCACGCCTACCTGACCGGCAAGCGCTGGTTCCAGCGCATCGAAGGCGATCGTCCCGCGCAGATCGCCTACTTCTCCCCCGAGTTCGGGGTCGACGGCTCCCTCCCGCAGTACTCCGGCGGCCTCGGCATCCTCGCGGGCGACCACCTCAAGAGCGCCTCCGACCTCGGCGTCCCGCTCACGGGCGTCGGCCTCTTCTACCGCGCCGGCTACTTCCGCCAGTCCATCGGCGACGACGGCTGGCAGCGGGAGAGCTACCCGCTCCTCGACCCATACGGCCTCGGTCTCACCCTGCTGAGAGAGGACGACGACACGCCCGTCGAGATCTCGCTCACGATCCCCGGCGACCGCGTGCTGCACGCCCGTGTGTGGATCGCCGACATCGGGCGCGTGCCCCTCCTCCTCCTGGACTCGGAGACGCCCTCGAACACCGAGGAGCTGCGCCGCGTCACCGACCGCCTCTACGGCGGCGGCGGCGAGCACCGTCTGCTCCAGGAGCTGCTGCTCGGAGTCGGCGGCGTGCGAGCGGTGCGGGCCTTCACCCGCCTCTCGGGCCGCCCCGAACCCGACGTCTACCACACCAACGAGGGTCACGCGGGGTTCCAGGGCCTCGAACGGATGTCGGAGTACATCACCCGCGACGGGCTGGACTTCGGCGCGGCTCTCGCGCAGGTGCGGGCATCCACCGTCTTCACGACGCACACCCCGGTGCCCGCCGGCATCGACCGCTTCCCGAAGGACCTCGTCGCATCGTTCCTCGGGGGCGGCCTGCTCGCGGGCGTCGACCCGCAGCGCGCTCTCGAGCTGGGCCTGGAGAGCTGGGACGGCGGCGATCCCGACGTGTTCAACATGGCCGTGCTGGGCCTTCACCTCGGCCAGCACGCCAACGGCGTCTCGCTGCTGCACGGGCGCGTGAGCCGCGGCATGTTCGGCCGGCTCTGGCCAGGCGTCGACACCGACGAGGTGCCGATCACCTCGATCACGAACGGCGTGCACCCCCCGACCTGGTTGCACCCGACGCTCAAGGCCCTGAGCGAACGCGCGTTCGGAGACGCGCTCGTCGAGACGCACGACTGGCGGGATGCCGCGGTCGTCTCCGACCGCGAGCTCTGGGACGCCAAGCAGTCGATGAAGGGCGAGCTCGTCGAGCACGCCCGCAGCGCCCTCTGCCAGCCCGACATCCTCGACCCCGGCGTCCTGACCATCGGCTTCGCCCGACGCGTGCCCACCTACAAGAGGCTCACGCTCATGCTGCGCGATCCGGAGCGCCTCACCCGCATCCTCACCGACCCCGATCGCCCCGTCCAGATCGTCGTGGCCGGCAAGTCGCACCCCGCCGACGACTCGGGCAAGATCCTCATCCAGCAGCTCGTCCGGTTCAGCCGCGATCCTCGGGTGCGCGGGCGCATCGTCTTCCTGCCCGACTACGACATCACGCTCGCCAAGACCCTCTACCCCGGGTGCGACGTGTGGCTGAACAACCCGCTCCGGCCGCTCGAGGCCTGCGGGACCTCGGGGATGAAGGCGGCGCTCAACGGAGCGCTGAACCTCTCGATCCTCGACGGCTGGTGGGACGAGTGGTTCGACGGCGAGAACGGGTGGGCGATCCCCACGGCCGACACCGCCGCGTCCGACGAGGAGCGCGACGACGCCGAGGCGGCCGCACTGTACGACCTCATCGAGCACCAGCTCACCCCGGCGTTCTACGAGCGGCAGCACGGGATGCCGGGGCGCTGGCTCGCGATGCTGCGTCATACGATGACCGACCTCGGCACGAAGGCGACGAGCGACCGCATGGTGCGCGAATACGTCGACCGCCTCTACACCCCCGCCGCCGTCCACGACGCAGCGCTGCGCGCCGACGGATTCGCGGGCGCCAGGGAGCTCGCCGCCTACACCGCGCGCGTGAGGGCGGCTTGGCCGGCCGTGCACATCGTGAGCGTCGACAGCTCCGGCATCCCGCAGCAGGCGCAGGCGGGCGGCACCGTGCCCGTGTATGCCGAAGTGGCGCTGGGGGGCCTCGCTCCCGAGGACGTCGCCGTGCAGCTCGTGTACGGCGCGACGGACGCCGACGATGCGATAGCGGCCGAGCGCCACATCGTGCGCCTCTTGCCCGAGGACGCACGGCCCGACGGGGTCACCGCCTTCCGCGGCGTCCTCCCGCTCGAGATGACGGGCACGTTCGGCTACACCGTGCGGGTGGTGCCGACGCACCCGCAGCTCGTCTCCGATGTCGAGCTGGGGCTCGTCACCTCCGCGTCGTAG
- a CDS encoding response regulator, with the protein MAIARLSGGPLDGQLVPLDEPAQDSLIMPYAEGQIVYRREGSLERTGEHDGPTQATFVFVEETQEIGHSDD; encoded by the coding sequence ATGGCTATTGCACGTCTTTCCGGCGGTCCCCTCGACGGTCAGCTGGTGCCGCTCGACGAGCCCGCTCAGGACTCGCTGATCATGCCCTACGCCGAGGGTCAGATCGTGTACCGTCGCGAGGGCTCGCTCGAGCGCACCGGCGAGCACGACGGACCCACGCAGGCGACGTTCGTCTTCGTGGAGGAGACCCAGGAGATCGGGCACTCCGACGACTGA
- a CDS encoding CYTH domain-containing protein: MERTYDAGADAALPDLRALPGVVRVDEVEHRDLDAVYLDTAAMTLAAAAVAVRRRTGGPDEGWHVKTSAPEGRHEYGWPLDVADLPDDLSEIQVPAGVREAVSVWTADEPLSPLARVRNARRAVALRDAAGEVLAEFTDDHVVATDLRAGRQTRWREWELELGPAAPDDPAWREEFFAAADAVVFAAGGAPPSSGSKLQRALGL, encoded by the coding sequence ATCGAGCGCACCTACGACGCCGGCGCGGATGCCGCGCTGCCCGATCTGCGCGCGCTCCCCGGGGTCGTGCGCGTCGACGAGGTGGAGCACCGCGATCTCGACGCCGTCTACCTCGATACGGCCGCGATGACCCTGGCCGCCGCCGCGGTCGCGGTGCGGCGGCGCACGGGGGGTCCCGACGAGGGGTGGCACGTCAAGACCTCCGCACCGGAGGGGCGCCACGAGTACGGCTGGCCGCTCGATGTCGCCGACCTGCCGGACGACCTGTCCGAGATCCAGGTCCCGGCCGGCGTCCGCGAGGCCGTCTCGGTGTGGACGGCCGACGAGCCGCTCTCGCCGCTGGCGCGGGTGCGCAACGCGCGTCGGGCCGTCGCGCTGCGGGACGCTGCGGGGGAGGTCCTCGCGGAGTTCACCGACGACCACGTCGTCGCAACCGACCTGCGGGCGGGGCGGCAGACGCGCTGGCGCGAATGGGAGCTCGAGCTGGGACCCGCCGCCCCGGACGACCCGGCCTGGCGCGAGGAGTTCTTCGCCGCCGCGGATGCCGTGGTGTTCGCCGCCGGGGGAGCCCCGCCCTCGTCGGGGTCGAAGCTGCAGCGCGCGCTGGGCCTCTAG
- the lpdA gene encoding dihydrolipoyl dehydrogenase: protein MPHYDVVILGAGPGGYVAAVRSAQLGLSTAIIEEKYWGGVCLNVGCIPSKALLKNAELAHIFQHKAKMFGMSGDVSFDYGVAFDRSRDVAEGRVKGIHYLMKKNKVTEYDGRGTFTDANTIEVKTSASGTETVTFDNAIIATGSTVRLLPGVTLSENVVTYEEQILSRELPGSIVIVGAGAIGMEFAYVMSNYGVKVTIVEFLDRALPNEDADVSKEIQKQYRNYGIEILTSTKVEKIDDQGDKVVVSYTGKDGNAGSIEADKVLMSIGFAPRVEGFGLDKTGVELTERGAIGIDDHMRTNVPHIYAIGDVTAKLQLAHVAEAQGVVAAETIGKAETMTLGDYRMMPRATFCSPQVASFGLTEQQAKDEGHEIKVATFPFMANGKAHGLGEPVGFVKLIADAEHLELLGAHMIGPDVSELLPEMTLAQKWDLTALELARNVHTHPTLSEALQEGFHGLAGHMINF, encoded by the coding sequence ATGCCTCATTACGATGTCGTCATCCTCGGAGCCGGCCCCGGCGGGTATGTCGCGGCCGTGCGCAGCGCCCAGCTCGGGCTGTCCACCGCCATCATCGAAGAGAAGTACTGGGGCGGTGTCTGCCTCAACGTCGGCTGCATCCCCTCGAAGGCGCTGCTGAAGAACGCCGAGCTGGCCCACATCTTCCAGCACAAGGCGAAGATGTTCGGCATGTCGGGCGACGTCTCCTTCGACTACGGAGTCGCCTTCGACCGCAGCCGCGACGTCGCCGAGGGGCGCGTCAAGGGCATCCACTACCTGATGAAGAAGAACAAGGTCACCGAGTACGACGGCCGCGGCACCTTCACCGATGCCAACACGATCGAGGTCAAGACCTCCGCCAGCGGCACCGAGACGGTGACCTTCGACAACGCGATCATCGCGACGGGGTCCACCGTGCGCCTGCTTCCCGGCGTGACCCTCAGCGAGAACGTCGTGACCTACGAGGAGCAGATCCTCTCGCGCGAGCTTCCCGGATCGATCGTTATCGTCGGCGCCGGCGCGATCGGCATGGAGTTCGCCTACGTCATGTCGAACTACGGCGTGAAGGTGACGATCGTCGAGTTCCTCGACCGGGCCCTGCCCAACGAGGACGCCGACGTGTCGAAGGAGATCCAGAAGCAGTACCGCAACTACGGCATCGAGATCCTCACCTCCACCAAGGTCGAGAAGATCGACGACCAGGGCGACAAGGTCGTCGTGAGTTACACCGGCAAGGACGGCAACGCCGGATCGATCGAGGCCGACAAGGTGCTCATGTCGATCGGCTTCGCCCCGCGGGTGGAGGGCTTCGGCCTCGACAAGACCGGTGTCGAGCTCACCGAACGCGGCGCGATCGGCATCGACGATCACATGCGCACCAACGTGCCGCACATCTACGCGATCGGCGATGTCACGGCCAAGCTGCAGCTGGCCCACGTGGCCGAGGCGCAGGGAGTGGTGGCCGCGGAGACCATCGGCAAGGCCGAGACGATGACGCTGGGCGACTACCGCATGATGCCCCGCGCGACGTTCTGCTCGCCTCAGGTCGCCTCCTTCGGTCTGACCGAGCAGCAGGCCAAGGACGAGGGGCACGAGATCAAGGTCGCGACGTTCCCCTTCATGGCCAACGGCAAGGCGCACGGCCTTGGCGAGCCCGTCGGATTCGTGAAGCTGATCGCGGATGCCGAGCACCTCGAGCTGCTGGGCGCGCACATGATCGGCCCCGACGTGTCGGAGCTGCTGCCCGAGATGACCCTCGCGCAGAAGTGGGACCTCACCGCCCTGGAGCTCGCGCGCAACGTCCACACGCACCCGACCCTGTCGGAGGCGCTGCAGGAGGGCTTCCACGGCCTGGCCGGCCACATGATCAACTTCTGA
- a CDS encoding copper resistance protein CopC, with translation MTLPRRPRRLPGLLVAVAAVALLVVAPLPAHAHDELIGSDPEDGVVLDAAPERIDLRYSAEPLAEPGSTQVRVVDPTGAEVQSGDPEVVDNGVIQAISADPAAVGTYTVTWRVVSSDGHPISGELTFSVGEESEPVAPQDEVDPPSDGILPPVATVVWIVIGLVVVALGGALVAVLMVRARRRDGGA, from the coding sequence ATGACTCTGCCCCGCCGCCCCCGACGTCTGCCCGGTCTGCTCGTCGCGGTGGCGGCGGTCGCCCTCCTCGTGGTGGCGCCGCTGCCCGCGCACGCGCACGACGAGCTGATCGGCAGCGACCCCGAGGACGGTGTGGTGTTGGATGCCGCACCCGAGCGGATCGACCTCCGCTACAGCGCGGAGCCGCTCGCGGAACCCGGCAGCACCCAGGTGCGCGTCGTCGACCCGACGGGTGCCGAGGTGCAGTCGGGTGATCCCGAAGTGGTCGACAACGGCGTCATCCAGGCCATCTCCGCGGATCCCGCCGCCGTCGGCACATACACGGTCACGTGGCGTGTGGTCTCGAGCGACGGGCACCCCATCTCCGGCGAGCTGACGTTCTCCGTGGGCGAGGAGTCCGAGCCGGTCGCGCCGCAGGACGAGGTCGATCCCCCGTCCGATGGGATCCTGCCGCCCGTGGCGACCGTCGTCTGGATCGTGATCGGCCTCGTCGTCGTGGCCCTGGGAGGCGCGCTGGTGGCCGTCCTGATGGTCCGCGCGCGACGCCGCGACGGAGGCGCCTGA
- a CDS encoding FHA domain-containing protein has product MSEQQDPGVAGLRRGADSGHRPADTTQTFGHDSDLSFVPFGAELSQAELDAIQALPSRAALLLVRSGPTAGARYLLDTDVSTVGRHPEADIFFDDVTVSRRHAEITRTGSEFGIVDQRSLNGTYLNGERVDRGTLVNGSEVRIGKFRMTFFISPVDLPVAANG; this is encoded by the coding sequence GTGTCAGAGCAGCAAGACCCCGGCGTCGCCGGCCTCCGCCGAGGAGCGGATTCCGGCCACCGTCCCGCCGATACGACCCAGACGTTCGGGCACGACTCGGACCTGTCTTTCGTGCCGTTCGGTGCCGAGCTGAGCCAGGCCGAGCTCGACGCGATCCAGGCGTTGCCCTCCCGCGCTGCGCTGCTGCTCGTGCGCTCCGGCCCCACGGCCGGCGCGCGGTACCTGCTCGACACCGATGTGTCGACGGTCGGCCGCCACCCGGAGGCCGACATCTTCTTCGACGACGTCACCGTCTCGCGTCGGCACGCGGAGATCACACGGACGGGGTCCGAGTTCGGGATCGTCGATCAGCGCTCGCTCAACGGCACCTACCTCAACGGCGAGCGCGTCGATCGCGGCACGCTCGTCAACGGATCCGAGGTACGTATCGGAAAGTTCCGCATGACGTTCTTCATTTCGCCCGTCGACCTCCCCGTGGCGGCGAACGGCTGA
- a CDS encoding MerR family transcriptional regulator — MPAASARGSLPVAGLLSIGQVLARLTPEFPTLTTSKLRFLEVQGIVTPMRTESGYRKFSQGDVERLRIALQLQRDHYLPLHVIRDYLADRDAGRDAQHPGEQPPPSIHPHGRRFSRDELLKATGARAQLLNEAISIGLLPASESYPESAVGLLGAMSALDRHGIEPRHMRALRQAAERDAALVQQALAPLLHRTDPRSRARASEAGPELARRLDEVRSHFLKAALERILP, encoded by the coding sequence ATGCCGGCAGCTTCGGCCCGCGGGTCCCTCCCCGTCGCCGGCCTGCTGAGCATCGGTCAGGTGCTCGCACGGCTGACGCCCGAGTTCCCCACGCTGACCACGTCGAAGCTGCGTTTCCTCGAGGTGCAGGGCATCGTCACCCCCATGCGCACGGAGTCGGGGTACCGCAAGTTCTCCCAGGGCGATGTCGAGCGGCTCCGGATCGCGCTGCAGCTTCAGCGCGACCACTACCTGCCGCTCCACGTCATCCGCGACTATCTCGCGGACCGCGACGCCGGGCGCGACGCGCAGCACCCGGGGGAGCAGCCGCCGCCGTCGATCCACCCGCACGGCCGTCGATTCAGTCGCGACGAGTTGCTGAAGGCGACGGGCGCTCGTGCCCAGCTGCTCAACGAGGCCATCTCCATCGGCCTTCTCCCCGCGTCGGAGTCGTACCCCGAGTCGGCGGTCGGCCTCCTCGGGGCGATGTCGGCCCTCGACCGCCACGGCATCGAGCCGCGGCACATGCGCGCCCTGCGGCAGGCAGCCGAGAGGGACGCCGCGCTCGTGCAGCAGGCGCTGGCGCCGCTGCTGCACCGCACGGATCCACGATCGCGAGCACGGGCGAGCGAGGCCGGCCCCGAGCTCGCACGTCGCCTCGACGAGGTCCGCAGCCACTTCCTGAAGGCGGCCCTCGAGCGGATCCTGCCGTGA
- a CDS encoding MerR family transcriptional regulator, producing the protein MTAGDLADEPRFVSELLFTDGLPAMDDEVGYRGAVAARAAGITYRQLDYWARTELVEPTVRGASGSGSQRLYGFRDILVLKLVKRLLDTGISLQQIRTAVDQLRASGIRDLAGTTLMSDGASVYLCTSNDEVIDLVSRGQGVFGIAVGKVLREVESTLVEFDPQAPDSLDELAARRAKRTA; encoded by the coding sequence ATGACCGCTGGTGACCTCGCCGACGAACCCCGCTTCGTCTCCGAGCTGCTCTTCACCGACGGTCTTCCCGCGATGGATGACGAAGTCGGCTATCGCGGCGCCGTCGCTGCCCGCGCCGCCGGCATCACCTACCGGCAGCTCGACTACTGGGCCCGCACCGAGCTGGTCGAACCGACCGTCCGTGGCGCCAGCGGATCGGGCTCGCAGCGTCTCTACGGCTTCCGCGACATCCTCGTCCTGAAGCTCGTCAAGCGCCTGCTCGACACCGGCATCTCCCTGCAGCAGATCCGCACGGCGGTCGATCAGCTCCGCGCGTCCGGCATCCGCGATCTCGCGGGCACGACGCTCATGAGCGACGGCGCATCCGTCTACCTCTGCACCTCCAACGACGAGGTCATCGACCTCGTCAGCCGCGGGCAGGGTGTTTTCGGGATCGCGGTGGGAAAGGTCCTCCGCGAGGTGGAGTCGACGCTCGTCGAGTTCGACCCGCAGGCGCCCGACTCGCTCGACGAGCTCGCCGCCCGCCGGGCCAAGCGCACGGCCTGA
- a CDS encoding ParA family protein, producing MHVLSVSSLKGGVGKTTVTLGLASAAFARGVRTLVVDLDPQSDVSTGMDIHVAGRLNVADVLANPKEKVVRQAITSSGWAKVHPGTIDVLIGSPSAINFDGPHPSVRDVWKLEEALATIEADYDLVLVDCAPSLNALTRTAWAASDRVIVVTEPGLFSVAAADRALRAIEEIRRGLSPRLQPLGIVVNRVRPQSIEHQFRIKELRDMFGPLVLSPQLPERTSLQQAQGAAKPLHIWPGDSAQELAADFDALLDRVMRTGRIPAPGA from the coding sequence GTGCACGTACTCAGCGTCAGCTCGCTCAAGGGCGGGGTCGGCAAGACGACCGTGACACTGGGGCTCGCCTCGGCCGCGTTCGCCCGCGGTGTCCGGACCCTCGTCGTCGATCTCGACCCGCAATCGGATGTGTCGACCGGCATGGATATCCACGTCGCCGGTCGACTCAACGTCGCCGATGTCCTGGCGAACCCGAAGGAGAAGGTCGTCCGCCAGGCGATCACCTCCAGCGGGTGGGCCAAGGTGCATCCCGGCACGATCGACGTGCTCATCGGGAGCCCCTCCGCCATCAACTTCGACGGACCGCACCCGTCGGTGCGCGACGTCTGGAAGCTCGAAGAGGCGCTCGCGACGATCGAGGCCGACTACGACCTCGTGCTGGTGGACTGCGCACCGTCGCTGAACGCGCTCACACGCACCGCATGGGCGGCCAGCGACCGGGTCATCGTCGTCACCGAGCCCGGGCTCTTCTCGGTCGCCGCCGCCGACCGTGCGCTTCGCGCGATCGAGGAGATCCGCCGCGGCCTCTCCCCGCGTCTGCAGCCCCTCGGCATCGTCGTGAACCGCGTGCGTCCGCAGTCGATCGAGCACCAGTTCCGTATCAAGGAGCTGCGGGACATGTTCGGCCCCCTCGTGCTCTCGCCGCAGCTGCCCGAGCGCACCTCGCTGCAGCAGGCGCAGGGCGCGGCGAAGCCGCTCCACATCTGGCCCGGCGACTCCGCGCAGGAACTCGCGGCAGACTTCGACGCCCTTCTCGACCGCGTCATGCGGACCGGGCGCATCCCCGCCCCGGGAGCCTGA